A region from the Leptospira ellinghausenii genome encodes:
- a CDS encoding lipoprotein, with protein MNKHLTIALLSISISFLFFQCKSKEIKETNEPKETIETKPEESPLVIEFTKAKEGFITESLFQVAVSSVLPTEKEREEEAKSIAEQKSLNLLKTYTIPNLSDKGKKELRDISKEGKIVNKNVSVGGRYFFLYQIQKPNLKRLVTKDLE; from the coding sequence ATGAACAAACACCTAACAATTGCATTGCTATCAATTTCGATTTCTTTTCTTTTTTTTCAATGTAAATCCAAGGAAATAAAAGAAACAAATGAACCCAAAGAAACGATAGAAACCAAACCAGAAGAGTCTCCACTCGTCATTGAGTTTACAAAGGCAAAAGAAGGTTTTATAACAGAAAGTTTATTCCAGGTAGCTGTTTCGAGTGTCCTCCCAACAGAAAAAGAAAGAGAAGAAGAAGCTAAGTCAATTGCAGAACAAAAATCACTCAACCTACTCAAAACATATACCATTCCCAACTTATCTGACAAAGGGAAAAAGGAACTGAGAGATATCTCGAAAGAAGGAAAAATCGTCAACAAAAACGTTTCCGTTGGTGGTAGGTACTTTTTTCTTTACCAAATCCAAAAACCAAACTTAAAACGTCTTGTGACTAAAGATTTAGAATAA
- a CDS encoding M16 family metallopeptidase, with protein sequence MMSKLRIFFLCFLLQFLPLFSEDSFFGTSESQFREKIKTIQLENGLKVVMMKRGTSPTVALYIKFLVGAVDETPEEAGTAHLLEHMLFKGTKFVGTSDYQKEEKYQKQIEVWGTELDNLKLQRRDLLTRGEMVPTSLESEIETLNRRLKNLIQLQDEFIVKNEDSYIYEQNGEVGFNAYTSQDVTNYQIQLPNNRIEIWAKIESDRLKDPILREYYTERDVVIEERRMRTDDSGAGVLREKFFSLAFESHPYRKPVIGYSTGLPFLKIDETKEFFKKHYTPDRMVISIVGQFDMEETESIIRKYFSDLKPGKPRPNYKVEEKSFPGEKRFKVYHPSGSQMMMGWLKPPYPHKDNSSFDVLSTILTSGTGSRLYKRLVLEEKLVLSIGAANGYPGERYQNYFVFFIKPNEGANIEKIESIIWEEMNRIKENGIPKEELDKVKNQMVSDFIKTLDENGTIADLLSYYQLLYGDWSGLFKQYQTIMNASSSEIQSLIPRYLTKENVVIGVLEDVRKK encoded by the coding sequence ATGATGTCGAAATTACGAATCTTTTTCCTTTGTTTCCTTCTACAATTTTTACCTCTTTTTTCAGAGGATTCTTTTTTTGGAACCTCCGAGTCCCAATTCCGCGAAAAAATCAAAACCATTCAATTAGAAAATGGACTGAAGGTTGTGATGATGAAACGCGGAACTTCCCCGACAGTTGCACTTTATATCAAATTTTTGGTGGGTGCTGTGGACGAAACACCTGAAGAAGCAGGGACTGCCCATTTATTGGAACATATGCTTTTCAAAGGCACCAAATTTGTAGGCACATCTGACTACCAAAAGGAAGAAAAATACCAAAAACAAATCGAAGTTTGGGGAACAGAACTCGACAATTTAAAATTACAAAGAAGGGATTTGTTAACGAGAGGGGAGATGGTTCCGACTTCTTTGGAATCTGAAATCGAAACATTAAATCGAAGGTTAAAAAATCTCATCCAATTACAAGATGAGTTCATCGTGAAAAATGAAGATTCTTATATTTATGAACAAAATGGAGAAGTTGGATTTAATGCTTACACCTCGCAAGATGTAACCAATTACCAAATCCAATTGCCAAACAACAGAATCGAAATATGGGCAAAAATTGAATCCGATCGATTAAAAGATCCCATTTTACGTGAATATTATACAGAACGTGATGTTGTCATCGAAGAAAGAAGGATGAGAACTGATGATAGTGGAGCTGGTGTTTTGCGAGAAAAGTTTTTTTCTTTAGCATTTGAAAGCCATCCCTACCGAAAACCTGTAATCGGTTATTCCACTGGACTTCCTTTTCTCAAAATTGATGAAACTAAGGAATTTTTTAAAAAACATTATACTCCAGATAGAATGGTGATTTCCATTGTGGGCCAATTTGATATGGAAGAAACGGAATCAATCATCCGTAAATATTTTTCCGATCTAAAACCTGGTAAACCAAGACCCAATTACAAAGTAGAGGAAAAATCATTTCCTGGTGAAAAACGGTTTAAAGTGTACCATCCATCTGGTAGTCAAATGATGATGGGTTGGCTAAAACCTCCTTATCCTCACAAAGATAATTCCAGTTTTGATGTTCTCTCAACAATTTTAACTTCTGGAACTGGATCAAGACTTTATAAACGTTTGGTTCTGGAAGAAAAGTTAGTACTAAGCATTGGTGCTGCCAATGGTTACCCAGGTGAACGATACCAAAATTATTTTGTATTTTTCATTAAACCAAATGAAGGTGCAAACATTGAAAAAATAGAGTCCATCATTTGGGAAGAAATGAACCGTATTAAGGAAAACGGAATTCCAAAAGAGGAATTGGATAAGGTCAAAAACCAAATGGTATCGGATTTTATCAAAACATTGGATGAAAATGGAACAATAGCAGACTTGTTGAGTTATTATCAGTTGTTATATGGAGATTGGTCAGGTTTGTTCAAACAATACCAAACCATTATGAATGCATCTAGTAGTGAAATCCAATCATTGATTCCAAGATACCTTACGAAAGAAAATGTTGTCATCGGTGTATTAGAGGATGTAAGGAAAAAATAA
- a CDS encoding M16 family metallopeptidase: MKRILILLIICLSPLFAREMGEFVKDIQIKPLEFDVPGITSSTNPSGVEVFSLKNSEFPIVYADILIYHGKKHLGSRPVEIARILEDTWELSGSKSYPKEKFLETLEFYGASFSVSVDYEKTIVSLSYLKKTESIVLPVIQSFFQNPNLDENLLKVTKGKLTEEINRRNDNPSALGSRKAKEALFRGTIAGTSMKKENINSVSMDELLTFQSQILSESKRRLLITGDFDLKSWDGFFSNLPKTIQPKEEMITPSILSANVTKEGTEIRLVTKDVNQTFISMMGVLPEHNHPDFYAIQVLNYIIGGGGFNSYYMREIRNNRGLAYSAGSNTDFQENYGTIQFYAMTKSESAKDVLSLMKELIQPKLINSLTEDELLRAKNAIINQFVFQFEDDKRTLSSEVRRRDHKMPEGYLQNFRKEIENVSLADLKRVGKLYFQSDKMITTIVGPKSLMSFWKGSVKVIQPED, encoded by the coding sequence ATGAAACGAATCTTAATCTTACTAATTATTTGTCTCTCTCCATTGTTCGCACGAGAAATGGGAGAATTTGTAAAGGATATCCAAATCAAACCATTAGAATTTGATGTTCCTGGAATTACTTCTTCCACAAATCCTTCTGGAGTAGAAGTTTTTTCGTTAAAAAATTCGGAGTTCCCTATCGTTTATGCGGATATTCTAATCTACCATGGAAAAAAACATTTAGGTTCACGCCCTGTCGAAATTGCGAGAATCTTGGAAGATACCTGGGAATTGTCTGGTTCCAAATCATATCCAAAAGAAAAGTTTTTAGAAACCTTGGAATTTTATGGGGCGTCTTTTTCCGTTTCAGTGGATTACGAAAAAACAATCGTTAGTCTTTCCTATTTAAAGAAAACTGAGTCGATTGTATTACCAGTGATCCAATCATTTTTCCAAAATCCCAATTTGGATGAAAACCTATTAAAAGTTACTAAAGGGAAGTTAACGGAAGAAATCAATCGAAGGAATGATAACCCTTCGGCACTAGGAAGTAGGAAAGCAAAAGAAGCATTGTTTCGCGGAACCATTGCCGGCACTTCCATGAAAAAAGAAAATATAAATTCAGTGAGTATGGACGAACTACTCACTTTCCAATCTCAGATCCTTTCTGAATCAAAAAGAAGGTTACTCATCACAGGGGATTTTGATCTAAAATCTTGGGATGGATTTTTTTCGAACCTACCAAAAACGATCCAACCGAAAGAAGAAATGATCACTCCTTCTATTTTAAGTGCGAATGTAACAAAAGAAGGTACAGAAATTCGTTTGGTAACAAAAGATGTAAACCAAACGTTCATTTCCATGATGGGAGTTTTACCAGAACACAACCATCCTGATTTTTATGCGATTCAAGTATTGAATTATATCATTGGTGGTGGTGGGTTTAACTCGTATTACATGAGAGAAATTCGAAACAATCGAGGGCTTGCGTATTCCGCAGGTAGTAACACTGATTTTCAGGAAAATTATGGAACCATCCAATTTTATGCCATGACAAAGTCAGAATCTGCAAAAGATGTTTTATCCCTAATGAAAGAACTCATCCAACCAAAACTGATCAATTCACTCACAGAGGATGAATTGTTACGTGCAAAAAATGCGATCATCAATCAGTTCGTCTTTCAATTCGAAGATGATAAACGAACTTTATCAAGTGAAGTGAGAAGGCGTGACCACAAAATGCCAGAAGGGTATTTGCAAAACTTTCGAAAAGAAATTGAAAATGTTTCACTGGCAGACTTAAAACGAGTGGGAAAATTGTATTTCCAATCGGACAAAATGATCACAACCATAGTTGGTCCCAAATCACTGATGAGTTTCTGGAAAGGTTCAGTGAAAGTCATCCAACCGGAAGATTGA
- a CDS encoding MBL fold metallo-hydrolase: protein MLTASFEYKGIKFEGISEGGIRTSIICPSLDFMFDFGFINPDKIHIGKILLTHAHLDHSCGIPYYVSQRSLRKLPIPKIYVPKALEPKLSQILKLYSEIEEFDYECELYGLNFGDRVELKPGYYFKPLESFHRVPSQGYTVYETKRKLKKEFLSLNSDEIRKSKDNGTDPTEEISVPLVSFSGDSKIEYVLANEDVRKSKILFMECTYYCEKRDVSRAREWGHTHFDEIVEHASLFENEAIVLIHPSKRYSYRELNDFLRKKVPAILKDRISLFLPPKS, encoded by the coding sequence ATGTTAACAGCAAGTTTTGAATACAAAGGAATTAAATTTGAAGGGATCTCCGAGGGTGGGATCCGCACTTCCATCATATGCCCATCTCTTGACTTTATGTTTGATTTTGGATTCATCAATCCTGATAAAATTCACATTGGTAAAATCCTTCTTACACATGCGCATTTAGACCATTCCTGCGGAATCCCATACTATGTTTCCCAAAGAAGCCTTCGCAAACTCCCGATCCCTAAAATTTATGTACCTAAGGCACTCGAGCCAAAACTCTCTCAAATCTTAAAACTCTATTCCGAAATAGAAGAATTTGATTATGAATGTGAGCTTTATGGCCTGAATTTTGGGGACAGAGTGGAATTAAAACCGGGATATTATTTTAAACCATTAGAAAGTTTTCATAGAGTTCCATCGCAAGGATATACTGTATATGAAACCAAACGAAAGTTAAAAAAAGAATTTTTATCCCTTAACTCCGATGAAATTCGAAAATCAAAGGATAACGGTACTGATCCAACAGAAGAAATTTCAGTTCCTCTTGTTTCATTTTCTGGAGATTCCAAAATTGAATATGTGTTGGCCAACGAAGATGTAAGGAAGAGTAAAATCCTTTTTATGGAATGTACCTACTATTGTGAGAAACGAGATGTGAGTCGAGCTAGGGAGTGGGGCCATACCCATTTTGATGAAATAGTCGAACATGCTTCTTTATTTGAAAATGAAGCGATTGTCCTCATTCATCCTTCCAAACGTTATAGTTATCGTGAGTTAAATGATTTTTTGCGAAAAAAAGTCCCGGCCATTTTAAAAGATCGAATCTCTTTGTTTTTACCTCCTAAATCATGA
- a CDS encoding O-methyltransferase, translating into MKPRPSIYVEGLEPFIDSDLVFKPNLVFSEMESYAKEKNIPIVTAATGGVLSHLVSFLKPKTILELGTGLGYSTLWMVYGSKSSKIITVDRNEDQAQLLEVYAGKMGLKDQMDVTRVTGSVLDTLEDETFWNDTDFYFVDCDKITYPKIFLTLWPKAKKGASFVFDNVLWHGRVLHPDPKKPSDMAVMELWNEVKSQVSEYTLFPVGDGLLFFQK; encoded by the coding sequence ATGAAACCGAGACCTAGCATTTACGTGGAAGGTTTAGAACCTTTTATTGACTCAGATCTTGTATTCAAACCCAATCTTGTGTTTTCGGAAATGGAATCTTATGCCAAAGAAAAAAACATACCCATTGTAACGGCGGCAACGGGGGGAGTTTTGTCCCATTTGGTATCCTTTCTCAAACCAAAAACGATTTTAGAATTAGGGACTGGTCTTGGTTACTCCACACTTTGGATGGTCTATGGATCTAAATCGTCGAAGATCATCACAGTGGACCGAAATGAAGACCAAGCCCAACTACTGGAAGTGTATGCTGGAAAAATGGGTTTAAAAGACCAAATGGATGTTACTCGGGTGACAGGTTCTGTTTTGGATACTTTGGAAGATGAAACCTTTTGGAACGATACGGATTTTTATTTTGTGGACTGTGATAAAATCACCTACCCAAAGATCTTCCTAACCCTTTGGCCGAAGGCAAAAAAAGGTGCCAGTTTTGTTTTTGATAATGTACTCTGGCATGGGCGAGTTTTGCATCCAGATCCCAAAAAACCATCCGATATGGCAGTGATGGAACTTTGGAATGAGGTGAAATCCCAAGTTTCGGAGTATACCTTATTTCCCGTTGGTGACGGTTTACTCTTTTTTCAGAAGTAG
- a CDS encoding N-acetylmuramoyl-L-alanine amidase produces the protein MYIFTFSLFSEPNFRIVIDPGHGGVAKDPKAQHGDKYDSVTQTYLETYKQGTENGSITERKVVLDLAKEVHKVLKLTETDVGWKEFESYLKLFSKKNEFTRVKLISHLTRESSFDDDAPSDDPNAPYRLYDFPDPKSGIRKKGRLSKINELKPHLVLSLHLNPASKGQKGGMAAVLTPGYKTFSNLKKISDKQKSPNGFLKGPWSDWLIFHSGWSKLENATADTWIYLHGYWSKKNGKETDLSKFEGYRQNMISWKYADDPNWEKNIGKKGPYAKTHEEFLESGRFWEREMGKKEEWRREGGKEGFGGDNHYVTRELMRFVQYGLPIQLKEKDSPYPELGPIQKPYISTYSLPTYTNALCAFIEIGYVNRSRDIKYLTQNKKETAISLAVGIYSLFVGLDVKKNPNLPYNPKGKKVNWERYETYFEDVL, from the coding sequence ATTTACATTTTTACTTTTTCCTTATTTTCTGAACCAAATTTTCGTATCGTGATCGATCCTGGCCATGGTGGCGTTGCCAAAGATCCAAAGGCACAACATGGAGATAAATATGACAGTGTTACTCAAACCTATTTAGAAACATACAAACAGGGCACAGAAAATGGAAGTATTACGGAAAGAAAGGTTGTACTCGATTTAGCAAAAGAAGTCCATAAGGTATTAAAATTAACTGAGACCGATGTTGGGTGGAAAGAATTCGAAAGTTATCTTAAATTATTTTCCAAAAAAAATGAATTCACTCGAGTGAAACTTATAAGCCACCTAACAAGAGAATCCTCATTTGATGATGATGCCCCATCCGACGATCCAAATGCACCCTACCGTCTTTATGATTTTCCAGATCCCAAATCTGGAATCAGAAAAAAAGGAAGGTTGTCTAAAATCAATGAACTAAAACCCCATTTGGTTTTATCCCTTCACTTAAACCCAGCAAGTAAAGGCCAAAAAGGAGGAATGGCAGCAGTCCTCACTCCTGGTTACAAAACCTTTTCTAACTTAAAAAAAATATCTGACAAACAAAAATCCCCCAATGGATTCTTAAAAGGTCCTTGGTCTGATTGGCTCATATTCCATTCGGGTTGGAGTAAATTAGAAAATGCCACCGCGGATACTTGGATTTATCTCCATGGATATTGGTCTAAAAAAAATGGAAAAGAAACTGACCTTTCCAAGTTTGAAGGTTACCGCCAAAACATGATTAGTTGGAAATATGCAGATGATCCCAATTGGGAAAAAAATATTGGGAAAAAAGGTCCTTATGCCAAAACACACGAAGAGTTTTTAGAGTCGGGCCGATTTTGGGAAAGGGAAATGGGGAAAAAGGAAGAGTGGAGAAGGGAAGGTGGAAAAGAAGGATTTGGAGGTGACAACCATTATGTGACTAGAGAACTCATGCGGTTTGTCCAATACGGGCTTCCCATCCAATTAAAAGAAAAAGATTCGCCCTATCCAGAACTTGGTCCCATCCAAAAACCATATATTTCTACCTATAGTTTACCTACTTATACCAATGCCCTTTGTGCTTTTATTGAAATAGGATATGTGAACCGTAGCCGTGATATCAAATACTTAACACAAAACAAAAAGGAAACAGCCATCTCGTTGGCTGTGGGCATCTATTCTTTATTTGTTGGTCTCGATGTGAAAAAAAATCCAAATCTTCCTTACAACCCCAAGGGTAAAAAAGTAAATTGGGAACGTTATGAAACTTATTTTGAAGACGTATTATAA
- a CDS encoding PaaI family thioesterase, producing the protein MKSVAKKNLSFASSPDNADGLQLKITFDEDTKTAFGDYTCPEKYQGLPDQIHPGIISTILDEIMVKINEAMNFETTTGELTIRFLQPAKVNEPLHLRGWFVKKNKKIIENRAEIENEIGKIVARGKGKYIEAED; encoded by the coding sequence ATGAAATCCGTTGCGAAAAAAAATCTCAGCTTTGCCTCCTCTCCGGACAATGCAGACGGGTTGCAGTTAAAAATCACATTCGATGAAGACACAAAAACTGCCTTCGGTGATTACACCTGCCCCGAAAAATACCAGGGTTTACCAGATCAAATCCATCCAGGGATTATCTCAACCATCCTTGACGAGATCATGGTCAAGATCAATGAAGCGATGAATTTCGAAACCACAACAGGGGAACTTACAATTCGTTTCCTACAACCTGCAAAGGTGAATGAACCTCTTCACTTACGTGGATGGTTTGTGAAAAAGAACAAAAAAATCATCGAAAACCGTGCTGAAATCGAAAATGAGATCGGCAAAATAGTGGCCCGCGGAAAAGGTAAATATATCGAAGCTGAAGACTGA
- a CDS encoding ATP-binding cassette domain-containing protein — MSDHITVQNVTYQYESQSEPLFQNLNLHFTKGWTGIVGKNGSGKSTLAKIIAKEILPDQGIVLGNDSICSISQGTEMKEEELSHFLYDDSKESGFWKSLLEIKMQSVEDYKFLSFGEKRRILLAMVLSKNVDVLILDEPTNHLDSKSTEIIRDAILYYRGIGILISHDRSLLDEVTNSCVFLEKNFISKRPGNYSEGKRQMEREAQERIHDWEIARTERKKLDAELKRRREEASLSHKHRSKKGLDLHDHDGRQKKNLARVTGKDGQAGRLKNQIERRTEHSKLKEEQYWDKLPEKENLGILWNGVPSKRSTLFMFDGESISLDILSLSLSSHLEILPDSKIAITGPNGVGKSTLLRYLVKTFQEKGIPYLYLPQEFSKNELNILLWEFQNLPDDTKAKVLSGIHRLGSDPKRFSESEELSPGEGKKLFLSLHLEESFEVILLDEPTNHLDLKSVEALEVSLGRFPKALLVVSHDRRFVETVTTREWVLENFRLSEKHLDRI; from the coding sequence GTGTCCGATCATATTACCGTTCAAAATGTAACATACCAATACGAATCTCAGTCGGAACCTTTGTTCCAAAATCTTAACCTACATTTCACAAAAGGTTGGACTGGGATTGTCGGAAAAAACGGAAGTGGAAAATCTACTCTAGCCAAAATCATCGCTAAAGAGATTCTTCCCGACCAGGGAATCGTTTTGGGAAACGATTCTATTTGTTCGATTTCGCAAGGAACTGAAATGAAAGAAGAAGAACTTTCCCATTTTCTTTACGATGATTCCAAAGAATCTGGATTTTGGAAGAGTTTACTCGAAATCAAAATGCAATCGGTTGAGGACTATAAGTTTCTCAGTTTCGGCGAAAAACGAAGGATTCTTTTGGCAATGGTTTTGTCCAAAAATGTAGATGTTTTGATTTTGGATGAACCAACAAACCACCTGGATTCCAAAAGTACAGAAATCATTCGCGATGCAATTTTGTATTACCGGGGAATTGGTATACTGATTAGCCACGACAGGTCTTTGTTAGATGAGGTGACTAACTCTTGTGTTTTTTTGGAAAAAAACTTTATTTCTAAGCGCCCGGGAAATTATTCTGAGGGCAAAAGGCAAATGGAAAGGGAAGCACAAGAGCGAATTCATGATTGGGAAATCGCAAGGACAGAACGTAAAAAACTCGATGCCGAACTAAAACGAAGAAGGGAAGAAGCAAGTCTTTCTCATAAACATAGATCCAAGAAGGGACTTGATCTTCATGATCATGACGGTCGGCAAAAAAAGAACTTAGCCCGAGTGACCGGTAAAGATGGCCAAGCAGGCCGATTGAAAAACCAAATCGAAAGAAGAACAGAACATTCCAAACTAAAAGAAGAACAATATTGGGACAAACTTCCAGAAAAAGAAAATTTAGGAATACTATGGAATGGGGTTCCTTCCAAACGAAGCACCTTATTTATGTTCGATGGTGAATCGATCTCTTTGGATATTCTGTCTTTGTCACTTTCCTCTCATTTGGAAATCCTTCCTGATTCAAAAATTGCCATCACAGGTCCAAATGGTGTAGGTAAGTCCACACTTCTCAGGTATTTAGTGAAAACTTTCCAAGAGAAGGGGATTCCTTATCTCTATTTGCCACAGGAATTTTCAAAAAACGAATTAAACATTTTACTTTGGGAATTTCAAAATTTACCGGATGACACAAAAGCAAAAGTTCTTTCTGGGATCCACAGACTTGGGAGTGATCCCAAACGGTTTTCTGAATCCGAAGAACTAAGTCCAGGTGAAGGTAAAAAACTGTTTCTGTCTCTCCACTTGGAAGAGAGTTTTGAAGTGATCCTCTTAGACGAACCAACAAACCATTTGGATCTAAAATCTGTAGAAGCCTTGGAGGTATCACTAGGACGTTTCCCGAAAGCTCTGCTTGTGGTGAGCCATGATAGGCGATTTGTGGAAACAGTGACAACGAGAGAGTGGGTTTTGGAAAACTTCAGGCTTAGTGAAAAACATCTAGACAGAATCTAA
- a CDS encoding peroxiredoxin codes for MPQVTSHAPDFKATAVIGDSFKEIKLSDYKGKWVVLFFYPLDFTFVCPTEIIEYDAKLEDFKKIGAEVLGVSVDSEFSHLAWKKTPKKEGGIGEIKYPLIADKTKEIAKSFGVLIESGPDAGVALRGTFIIDPQGIIRQATVNDLPVGRNIEEALRLIKAFQFVEKHGEVCPANWDEGKKTMKADPTGSKAYFASVN; via the coding sequence ATGCCACAAGTGACATCACATGCCCCTGATTTTAAAGCAACCGCAGTGATCGGGGACAGTTTCAAAGAAATCAAATTATCCGATTACAAAGGGAAATGGGTGGTTCTATTTTTTTATCCACTTGATTTTACTTTCGTATGTCCAACAGAGATCATTGAATACGATGCAAAACTCGAAGATTTTAAAAAGATCGGAGCTGAAGTATTGGGAGTATCTGTTGATAGCGAATTTTCACACTTAGCTTGGAAAAAAACGCCTAAAAAAGAAGGTGGTATTGGTGAGATTAAATACCCACTCATTGCAGACAAAACAAAAGAAATTGCAAAGTCTTTTGGTGTCCTCATTGAGTCTGGTCCTGATGCTGGAGTTGCGTTACGCGGAACTTTCATCATTGACCCACAAGGTATCATCCGCCAAGCAACTGTTAACGACCTTCCAGTAGGACGTAACATTGAAGAAGCACTCAGACTCATCAAAGCGTTCCAATTTGTGGAAAAACACGGTGAAGTTTGTCCTGCAAACTGGGATGAAGGGAAAAAAACGATGAAAGCGGATCCTACTGGATCAAAAGCTTACTTCGCTTCCGTCAATTAA
- the sufB gene encoding Fe-S cluster assembly protein SufB, with protein MESTTNTEKPNVEFYKADNFPKGLTRKVVESISHIKNEPSWLREFRLKAFEVYEQKPMPAWGFIPQFQINIDDYVHYVGSNQKKKKSWDEVDPEILRSFEKLGIPEHERKYLAGIETMNDSETIYANVKKELTDLGIIFCDIDTAIREYPELVREYLGTVVTIGDNKFSALNSCVFSGGSFAYIPRGVKTPMPLQAYFKVTAASSGQYERTLLIADEGAHLEYSEGCTSVQDKGTNFHTAVVELVAKKNSKIFYTTIQNWKKNMYNWTVKRGLCEEAAHITWTDCNIGANTIKYPGIILHGDHSTGDVLSLAFAGNGQVQDTGARIIHVGKNTRSNILAKGVALDGGINSYRGLVKFEPSSKGSYSHIKCDGLMMDNRSQSHAYPYNDVSGEEGTLNYEATVSKIDDDQLFYLQSRGMSEDDAKLLIINGFCEGVTKHLDVEYSVEMTKLIRMILEDGKVISET; from the coding sequence ATGGAATCTACAACAAATACCGAAAAACCGAATGTCGAATTTTATAAGGCTGATAATTTTCCGAAGGGTTTGACACGAAAGGTTGTAGAATCCATCTCCCATATCAAAAATGAACCGAGTTGGTTACGTGAGTTTCGTTTAAAAGCCTTTGAGGTGTATGAACAAAAACCAATGCCTGCTTGGGGTTTTATACCGCAGTTCCAAATTAACATTGATGACTATGTGCATTATGTAGGTTCCAACCAAAAAAAGAAAAAATCTTGGGATGAGGTGGATCCTGAAATTTTACGTAGTTTTGAAAAACTAGGAATCCCAGAACACGAACGCAAATACTTGGCAGGAATCGAAACCATGAACGATTCCGAAACCATTTATGCCAATGTTAAAAAAGAACTTACTGATTTAGGGATCATTTTCTGTGACATTGATACCGCCATCCGCGAATACCCGGAACTGGTTCGTGAGTATTTGGGAACAGTTGTCACCATCGGAGACAATAAATTTTCTGCACTGAACTCTTGTGTTTTTAGTGGTGGGTCGTTTGCTTACATTCCGAGAGGTGTCAAAACTCCTATGCCTCTTCAAGCATACTTCAAGGTAACAGCCGCTAGCTCCGGCCAATACGAACGTACTCTTCTCATTGCTGATGAAGGTGCTCATTTGGAATACAGCGAAGGTTGTACTTCTGTCCAAGATAAAGGTACGAATTTCCACACAGCCGTTGTGGAACTTGTTGCCAAAAAAAATTCTAAAATCTTTTATACTACCATCCAAAACTGGAAAAAGAATATGTACAATTGGACAGTGAAACGTGGGTTATGTGAAGAAGCAGCTCATATCACTTGGACTGATTGTAATATTGGTGCTAATACAATCAAATATCCTGGTATTATTTTACATGGAGACCATTCCACTGGAGATGTGCTTTCCCTTGCGTTTGCGGGCAATGGCCAAGTGCAAGATACGGGTGCTCGGATCATCCATGTAGGTAAAAACACAAGGTCTAATATTTTAGCAAAAGGGGTAGCCCTTGACGGTGGGATTAACTCTTACCGAGGTCTTGTGAAGTTTGAGCCATCGAGTAAAGGTTCGTATAGCCACATCAAATGTGATGGACTTATGATGGACAATCGTTCCCAATCTCATGCTTATCCTTATAACGATGTATCGGGGGAAGAAGGAACCTTAAACTACGAAGCGACTGTTTCCAAAATTGATGATGACCAACTGTTTTACCTTCAGTCTAGAGGCATGTCTGAAGATGATGCAAAACTTCTCATCATCAATGGATTTTGTGAAGGGGTCACCAAACACTTAGATGTGGAATATTCAGTTGAGATGACAAAACTCATTCGAATGATCCTGGAAGACGGAAAAGTCATCTCCGAAACTTAA
- a CDS encoding transmembrane 220 family protein, giving the protein MKLFSLICIPIFFLFAYLQLNDPDPYLWFPLYAIVGVLATVRFFRRLPKWIGTVLIPLYLVLSVFYMTEAPYFGMEVEEVRESLGLLIASVSLWALILKR; this is encoded by the coding sequence ATGAAACTATTTTCCCTCATTTGTATTCCCATTTTCTTTTTATTTGCTTATTTGCAGTTGAACGATCCAGATCCGTATTTATGGTTTCCGCTCTATGCAATCGTAGGAGTCCTTGCTACTGTTCGTTTTTTCAGGCGATTGCCTAAATGGATTGGAACAGTTCTCATTCCACTGTATCTGGTTTTATCAGTGTTTTATATGACCGAAGCACCCTATTTTGGAATGGAAGTGGAAGAAGTGAGAGAAAGCCTCGGCCTACTCATCGCAAGTGTAAGCCTCTGGGCCCTGATTTTGAAACGATAA